The proteins below come from a single Gimesia alba genomic window:
- a CDS encoding BlaI/MecI/CopY family transcriptional regulator yields MGITELSAAEQEVMEVVWNLGEVTAREARDALSRDVARNTVRTLLERMEEKGWVTHREVGRAFVYRAARPREESIGRKVRELVDTVCGGSSETLVAALLDYRGLRPGELDRIRKMLDEAKGGRLKNG; encoded by the coding sequence ATGGGAATCACGGAATTATCGGCGGCAGAGCAGGAAGTGATGGAGGTTGTATGGAATCTCGGCGAGGTGACCGCGCGGGAGGCGCGCGATGCTCTGTCTCGTGACGTGGCCCGAAATACCGTCCGCACATTATTAGAGAGAATGGAAGAGAAGGGCTGGGTGACGCACCGCGAGGTTGGTCGCGCGTTCGTGTACCGTGCTGCGCGACCACGCGAGGAGTCTATTGGTCGCAAAGTGCGCGAGTTGGTAGATACCGTCTGTGGCGGGTCGTCAGAAACGCTCGTTGCCGCCCTATTGGATTACCGAGGACTGCGTCCAGGAGAATTGGACAGAATCCGCAAGATGTTGGATGAGGCAAAAGGTGGTCGTTTGAAAAATGGCTGA
- a CDS encoding outer membrane protein assembly factor BamE produces the protein MGEPQRLSEDSDIEIVLPREGSPVSIYVSDRGTTLIRNSADNLIVVSPEGKDVGKIDLLKDAFTETENRQYVHDTTAGPYWSGLSAWYYLDLPQGEIFVVRPWWGRHIFVDVSRGKLARSSQAFEVATLKTEEKLVMSALSSKEEPADHEFSKYGAAYLAGILKLKQAIPLLKSVEKSTDIGSCTFGGLSFGEDYNNEVNPRRYCTYDLRQAAQLSLRRLGITPKHLPCHSFQLEQGDDEIPFVPTDLKRPRHENVERVKVGMSAKHVLNTIGAPDFINYDTWSYDMDADEPFSLTLTFDERKVTATKKEAPLWKSGLSRDEALAY, from the coding sequence ATGGGAGAGCCACAACGACTCAGCGAAGACTCAGACATCGAAATTGTATTACCTCGAGAAGGATCTCCCGTATCGATTTACGTCTCTGATCGTGGCACGACACTCATCCGCAATTCTGCAGATAATCTCATCGTTGTTTCTCCAGAGGGCAAAGATGTCGGAAAAATTGACCTGCTCAAGGATGCGTTTACGGAAACAGAGAACAGGCAGTACGTTCATGACACGACGGCAGGTCCCTATTGGTCCGGCTTATCCGCCTGGTACTACCTCGATTTACCCCAAGGCGAGATATTTGTTGTCCGTCCCTGGTGGGGCCGTCATATCTTTGTAGACGTCAGTAGAGGAAAACTCGCCCGAAGTAGTCAGGCGTTTGAGGTAGCTACATTGAAAACAGAGGAGAAACTGGTGATGTCTGCTTTAAGTTCAAAAGAAGAACCAGCTGACCACGAATTCTCAAAATATGGAGCAGCATATTTAGCAGGGATTTTGAAATTGAAACAGGCGATCCCATTGCTGAAATCTGTTGAGAAATCCACAGACATCGGGAGTTGTACGTTCGGGGGCCTTTCTTTCGGGGAAGACTATAACAATGAAGTTAACCCACGCCGTTATTGCACGTATGACCTTCGCCAGGCAGCACAGCTCTCACTCCGACGACTAGGGATCACCCCAAAACATCTGCCTTGCCATTCATTTCAATTAGAACAAGGGGACGATGAAATTCCCTTTGTTCCCACCGATCTCAAACGACCTCGCCACGAAAACGTAGAACGGGTGAAAGTGGGCATGTCAGCCAAACATGTCCTGAATACAATCGGCGCTCCCGATTTTATTAACTACGATACCTGGAGTTATGACATGGATGCAGACGAGCCATTCAGCCTGACCCTGACGTTTGATGAACGCAAAGTAACGGCAACGAAGAAAGAAGCCCCGCTTTGGAAATCAGGATTGTCTCGAGATGAGGCTTTAGCGTATTGA
- a CDS encoding prolyl hydroxylase family protein, protein MREENWLNDYVFTVENFLTPEECEKYIRISEDFGYEDALVSSPRGQVLRKDVRNNERVMFQNDEIAAWLWERACEFVPQEFEDRAAVGVNEMLRFYRYDPGQQFNWHQDFPYERDNGEQSYLTLLIYLIDDFEGGETSFEDSYSDEIFEEFMVVPKQGMALFFEHAIHHKGEPVTQGRKYVLRTDVMYAAEDAEYDYEDEIDDEW, encoded by the coding sequence ATGCGCGAAGAAAACTGGCTCAATGACTATGTCTTCACCGTCGAGAATTTTTTAACACCCGAAGAGTGCGAGAAATACATTCGCATCAGCGAGGATTTTGGATACGAAGATGCGCTGGTCTCCAGCCCGCGCGGTCAGGTCTTGCGGAAAGATGTTCGCAATAACGAACGGGTCATGTTTCAGAACGACGAAATCGCTGCATGGCTGTGGGAACGGGCATGCGAATTCGTTCCGCAGGAATTTGAGGACCGTGCCGCCGTCGGCGTGAATGAAATGTTACGGTTCTATCGCTACGATCCCGGTCAGCAATTCAACTGGCATCAGGACTTTCCCTACGAACGCGATAACGGCGAGCAGAGCTATTTGACTCTGCTGATCTATCTGATCGATGACTTCGAGGGGGGTGAAACATCCTTCGAAGATTCGTATTCCGATGAAATCTTCGAGGAATTCATGGTAGTGCCGAAACAGGGAATGGCGCTCTTCTTTGAACACGCCATTCACCACAAAGGCGAACCCGTCACACAGGGCCGCAAATACGTCCTACGCACCGATGTCATGTACGCCGCTGAAGATGCCGAGTATGACTACGAAGATGAAATAGATGACGAATGGTAA
- a CDS encoding sugar phosphate isomerase/epimerase family protein: protein MLSSNLLSRRQFVLLTAAAAVSRPLFAQGAESQDGYLKGRLYKTLKIGMVGTGKTLEEKFATAKEAGFDGIELNTPGIDVKEVRAAIKATGLPVDGSVNAGHWNVRHTDADPTVRKKALESLKEALRQTHAVGGNSVLLVVGKGVDGPEAEIWKRSVENISKAIPVAAELGIHILVENVWNQFCYDHEGDHTQTADKFVKYIDEFDSPWVGMQFDIGNHWKYGSMGDWIRQLNKRVVKLDLKGFSREMGKFTKIGEGDLDWADVRKALAEIKYAGWAAAEVRGGDLNRLKEISANMDRVFGLTSQA from the coding sequence ATGCTCTCATCAAATTTACTTTCTCGTCGCCAGTTTGTGTTGTTAACGGCAGCCGCCGCTGTTTCCCGTCCTTTATTTGCTCAAGGGGCAGAGAGTCAAGATGGCTATCTGAAGGGGCGCTTGTATAAGACGCTTAAGATTGGCATGGTTGGCACCGGCAAAACGCTCGAAGAAAAATTTGCGACAGCAAAGGAAGCCGGCTTCGACGGGATTGAATTGAATACTCCGGGAATCGATGTCAAAGAAGTCCGCGCGGCCATCAAAGCCACCGGGCTTCCCGTAGACGGGTCGGTTAACGCCGGGCACTGGAACGTTCGCCATACCGACGCTGATCCCACAGTGCGGAAGAAGGCGCTGGAGAGTCTCAAGGAAGCGTTGCGCCAAACGCATGCCGTTGGTGGCAACTCGGTTCTGCTGGTCGTGGGCAAGGGAGTTGATGGCCCTGAAGCAGAAATCTGGAAACGATCGGTCGAGAATATCTCCAAGGCAATTCCCGTAGCGGCAGAGCTCGGCATTCACATACTGGTCGAAAATGTCTGGAACCAGTTCTGCTACGATCATGAAGGCGACCACACTCAGACCGCAGACAAGTTTGTGAAGTACATCGACGAATTCGATTCTCCCTGGGTCGGCATGCAGTTCGATATCGGCAATCACTGGAAGTACGGCAGCATGGGCGACTGGATTCGCCAGCTCAACAAACGGGTGGTCAAGCTGGACCTGAAGGGCTTCTCGCGCGAGATGGGCAAGTTCACCAAGATCGGCGAAGGCGACTTGGACTGGGCCGACGTCCGCAAGGCCCTGGCCGAAATCAAATACGCCGGCTGGGCCGCAGCCGAAGTTCGCGGCGGCGATCTGAACCGCCTGAAAGAAATCTCAGCCAACATGGACCGCGTGTTTGGTTTGACGAGCCAGGCTTAA
- a CDS encoding carbonic anhydrase family protein has translation MIRMSLNPMLACCFVFLIVTGCAQDNNQPAATKTSGNTDGEIEVDVKPLVNRVLTQEEQNALTPDQVLTLLKEGNQRFVDGTLTARDHSKQVREAALGQYPKAVILSCLDSRVPVEDVFDRGIGDIFVARVAGNFENTDILGSMEFACKVAGSKLVFVLGHESCGAVNGAIDGVELGNITAMLANIQPAVDHFKDYKGDRTSKNPEFVKMVTAQNVLGTIDRPGTHASFGFELCEEHNQGGDAPDDPGKQMGLGCTSEDGSDIGEERSKREQNCHNAEKKLDT, from the coding sequence ATGATCAGAATGAGTCTGAACCCAATGCTGGCCTGCTGCTTTGTCTTTTTAATCGTGACGGGATGTGCGCAAGATAATAACCAGCCTGCTGCCACCAAGACTTCCGGTAACACCGATGGGGAAATCGAGGTGGATGTCAAACCGCTGGTCAATCGTGTTTTAACACAAGAGGAGCAGAACGCGCTGACGCCAGACCAGGTGCTGACGCTGCTTAAAGAAGGGAATCAACGTTTTGTTGACGGAACACTGACGGCACGTGACCATTCCAAGCAGGTACGTGAAGCGGCGCTCGGGCAGTATCCCAAAGCAGTCATTCTTTCCTGTCTCGATTCGCGGGTTCCCGTGGAAGATGTCTTCGATCGTGGCATTGGCGATATCTTCGTCGCCCGCGTCGCCGGCAACTTCGAGAACACCGACATTCTGGGCAGCATGGAATTTGCCTGCAAAGTCGCCGGTTCCAAGCTGGTCTTCGTGTTGGGGCACGAGAGCTGCGGTGCCGTGAATGGAGCCATCGATGGCGTTGAACTGGGCAACATCACCGCGATGCTGGCCAATATCCAACCGGCCGTCGATCACTTTAAAGACTACAAAGGGGACAGAACAAGTAAGAATCCCGAATTTGTCAAGATGGTCACCGCGCAGAACGTTCTCGGGACCATCGATCGGCCAGGCACCCATGCCTCCTTTGGCTTCGAGTTGTGCGAAGAACACAATCAGGGTGGTGATGCCCCAGATGACCCAGGAAAACAGATGGGGCTTGGTTGTACCTCTGAAGATGGATCGGATATAGGGGAAGAACGCAGCAAACGTGAGCAGAATTGCCACAATGCTGAAAAAAAACTTGATACTTGA
- a CDS encoding Tm-1-like ATP-binding domain-containing protein, translating into MRKTIYALATMDTKGDELCFVADCIRQTGLDVVLIDLSTRGSSDRADISAQTVAASHPEGPESVLEQTDRGQAVTAMAEALREWLPSEVSSKNVAGVIAIGGSGGTAIVAPAFQTLPVGFPKLIVSTVASGNTQPYVGSSDITLMYSVVDVAGLNSVSRRVLSNAAHAIAGMVANSHDFPEDRPALGMTMFGVTTPCVDMVREALEAKGFDPLVFHATGTGGQAMEKLVADGLIRGVLDITTTEAADEVVGGIMPGGPRRFDVILERGIPYIMSLGALDMVNFGARETVPNKFADRRFLVHNPQVTLMRTTVDENRQMAQWIAAKVNRSTAPIEILIPERGVSMLDAEGEAFYDPIADQCLFDTLEQEVQQTDERRITRLPYHINDAAFAEALVEAFERVCGDRFQ; encoded by the coding sequence ATGAGAAAAACCATCTATGCACTGGCGACGATGGATACAAAAGGTGACGAACTCTGTTTTGTAGCCGACTGTATTCGCCAAACGGGGCTGGACGTCGTGCTGATCGATTTGAGTACGCGTGGCAGTTCCGACCGCGCCGATATCTCTGCGCAAACGGTTGCTGCATCGCATCCAGAAGGACCAGAAAGCGTGCTGGAACAAACCGACCGGGGTCAGGCAGTGACAGCGATGGCCGAAGCATTGCGAGAATGGTTGCCCTCTGAAGTCAGCTCGAAAAATGTGGCCGGTGTGATCGCGATTGGGGGAAGTGGCGGAACCGCCATCGTGGCACCCGCGTTTCAGACACTTCCAGTCGGCTTTCCGAAACTCATCGTCTCGACCGTTGCCAGTGGCAATACACAGCCGTATGTCGGATCGAGTGATATTACGCTTATGTATTCGGTCGTCGACGTGGCAGGACTCAATTCTGTCTCGCGGCGGGTGCTGAGCAACGCCGCCCATGCCATCGCCGGAATGGTCGCGAACTCACATGACTTCCCGGAAGATCGCCCCGCCCTCGGTATGACGATGTTCGGCGTGACGACGCCTTGTGTCGATATGGTGCGCGAAGCGCTGGAAGCAAAGGGCTTTGATCCCCTGGTCTTTCACGCGACCGGCACCGGAGGTCAGGCGATGGAGAAACTCGTAGCCGATGGCCTGATTCGGGGCGTGCTCGACATCACGACAACCGAAGCCGCCGACGAAGTGGTGGGCGGCATCATGCCCGGCGGGCCGCGTCGGTTCGACGTCATCCTGGAACGGGGCATCCCGTATATTATGAGTCTGGGTGCCCTCGACATGGTCAACTTCGGTGCCCGCGAGACGGTTCCCAATAAATTCGCCGACCGCCGGTTTCTCGTGCACAATCCACAAGTGACACTGATGCGAACGACGGTCGATGAAAACCGGCAGATGGCGCAATGGATCGCGGCCAAGGTCAATCGCTCGACAGCCCCGATCGAAATCCTGATCCCGGAACGAGGTGTCTCAATGCTCGACGCCGAGGGCGAAGCCTTTTATGATCCCATAGCAGACCAGTGTCTGTTCGACACGTTAGAGCAGGAAGTCCAGCAGACAGACGAACGTCGCATCACCCGTTTGCCATACCACATCAACGACGCCGCCTTCGCCGAAGCGCTGGTCGAAGCCTTTGAACGTGTCTGCGGCGACCGATTCCAATAA
- a CDS encoding phosphoenolpyruvate hydrolase family protein, whose product MSETRAAILKRLREKVADGKPIIGGGAGTGLSAKCEEAGGIDLIVIYNSGRYRMAGRGSLSGLMPYGNANEIVKDLGREVIPVVEKTPVLAGVCGTDPFLLRDLFLKELQAMGFAGIQNFPTVGLIDGQFRANLEETGMGFDLEIDCIRAAHDLDLLTTPYAFDANQARKLTAAGADIVVAHMGLTTGGTIGAATGKTLDDSVAAIRTMVDAAKSEREDVFLLCHGGPIAMPEDAQFIFDRVKGIDGFYGASSMERLPTEIALTAQVRQFGDLRLSQA is encoded by the coding sequence ATGTCTGAAACAAGAGCAGCGATCCTGAAGCGGCTGCGCGAGAAAGTCGCTGACGGCAAACCGATCATCGGCGGCGGTGCCGGCACAGGATTGAGCGCTAAATGCGAAGAAGCGGGCGGCATTGATTTGATTGTGATCTACAATTCAGGCCGCTACCGCATGGCGGGCCGTGGTTCGCTGTCGGGATTGATGCCTTACGGCAATGCGAATGAGATTGTCAAAGACCTGGGACGCGAAGTGATTCCCGTCGTTGAAAAGACACCTGTCTTAGCGGGCGTCTGCGGCACCGATCCGTTTCTGCTGCGTGATCTGTTCCTCAAAGAACTGCAGGCGATGGGTTTTGCCGGCATCCAGAATTTTCCAACCGTCGGACTCATCGATGGCCAGTTCCGCGCCAACCTGGAAGAGACCGGCATGGGCTTTGACCTGGAAATTGACTGCATCCGGGCCGCTCACGACCTCGATCTGCTCACCACACCTTACGCCTTCGACGCCAATCAGGCACGAAAACTGACCGCTGCTGGCGCAGATATTGTCGTCGCTCACATGGGCCTGACCACTGGCGGTACCATCGGCGCCGCAACCGGCAAAACGCTGGACGATTCCGTCGCAGCGATCCGAACAATGGTCGACGCTGCTAAAAGCGAGCGGGAGGACGTTTTTCTCCTCTGTCATGGCGGCCCGATTGCGATGCCCGAAGACGCCCAGTTTATCTTCGATCGCGTCAAAGGGATCGACGGCTTCTACGGTGCCAGTTCGATGGAACGCCTGCCGACGGAAATCGCACTCACCGCACAGGTCCGCCAGTTCGGGGATCTGCGTTTATCACAGGCTTAA
- a CDS encoding EthD family reductase — protein MYRLTVMYGHPEDPAEFDRYYHEVHIPLAKTMKGLTGWTIGKCISAEAGNPAPYYLIVSLYAESAAAMQTILESPEGQATIADVPNFATGGVMFMYDEEEVLIPVEFDTTDK, from the coding sequence ATGTATCGCTTAACCGTGATGTACGGACACCCCGAAGACCCCGCTGAGTTTGACCGCTATTATCACGAAGTGCACATTCCACTGGCCAAAACCATGAAAGGACTCACCGGCTGGACCATCGGTAAATGCATTTCCGCAGAAGCGGGCAATCCCGCGCCGTATTACCTGATCGTCAGTCTCTACGCCGAATCTGCGGCTGCAATGCAGACGATTCTCGAAAGCCCCGAAGGTCAGGCCACCATCGCCGATGTGCCCAACTTCGCCACCGGCGGTGTGATGTTCATGTACGATGAGGAAGAAGTTTTGATTCCTGTTGAGTTTGATACAACGGACAAGTAA
- a CDS encoding sulfatase family protein, whose amino-acid sequence MVALYKFIRPEFMLCVVLLVLFPQITAVAAEKPNIVYILADDLGYGDVSCYNAESKIKTPHIDRLAAEGMKFTDAHTPSAVCTPTRYGILTGRYCWRTRLKYRVLDGFDPPLIEQDQVTVPSLLKQAGYDTACVGKWHLGMQWTDKNGQPVPAVPIDRRQRPRVGDDVDYTKPITGGPLANGFDYYFGISASLNMSPFCFIKNDRPVILPTIPSERISTEFLSVDQGMRSPDFTIRSVMPTLTGEAVKFIERHSQASPERPFFLYFPLTAPHLPLVPNDEFRGKSAAGEYGDFVLEVDATVGAIMEVLQRNGEAENTLFIFTSDNGGLYHWWTPKETDDLKYYKPNHRGQYVKDRGHQGNAHLRGTKADIWEGGHRVPFIVRWPGKTPADSTNDELVELTDLLATCAAITDQKIPEGAGEDSVNILPALLGKKNEKPLRDYAIHHSLWGHFAVRQGPWKMALKRGSGGFTRAREVKPEPGEPTGQLYNLKDDPSETKNVWNKHPEVVERLSVILKNVQGEDK is encoded by the coding sequence ATGGTGGCATTGTATAAATTCATCCGCCCGGAGTTCATGCTCTGCGTCGTTCTCCTCGTTCTGTTTCCCCAAATCACAGCAGTCGCCGCCGAAAAACCCAATATCGTTTACATTCTGGCAGACGATCTCGGCTATGGGGATGTGAGCTGTTACAATGCGGAATCAAAAATTAAAACGCCGCACATTGATCGGCTGGCGGCAGAGGGGATGAAGTTTACCGACGCGCATACGCCGTCTGCCGTCTGCACGCCCACCCGTTACGGAATTCTGACGGGCCGCTATTGCTGGAGGACGCGTTTGAAGTATCGCGTGCTGGATGGCTTTGATCCGCCCCTCATCGAACAGGACCAGGTCACGGTCCCGTCTCTGCTCAAACAAGCAGGTTACGATACGGCTTGCGTCGGCAAATGGCACTTGGGTATGCAGTGGACCGATAAAAATGGACAGCCTGTGCCCGCGGTTCCCATCGATCGGCGTCAACGTCCTCGTGTCGGAGATGACGTCGATTACACGAAACCGATCACTGGCGGCCCGCTGGCGAACGGCTTTGATTATTACTTCGGCATCTCGGCTTCGCTGAATATGTCCCCTTTCTGTTTTATCAAAAATGATCGGCCCGTGATCCTTCCCACAATTCCATCGGAGCGGATTTCGACTGAATTTCTCTCGGTCGACCAAGGCATGCGCTCGCCCGATTTTACGATCCGCAGTGTGATGCCGACGCTGACCGGAGAGGCAGTGAAATTTATAGAACGGCATTCGCAAGCATCGCCCGAGCGGCCCTTCTTTCTTTACTTTCCACTCACCGCACCACATCTGCCGCTGGTACCCAACGACGAATTCCGCGGCAAAAGCGCCGCCGGCGAATACGGCGATTTTGTACTCGAAGTCGATGCGACCGTCGGGGCGATCATGGAAGTACTTCAGCGAAACGGCGAGGCGGAGAATACACTGTTTATTTTCACGTCTGACAATGGAGGACTCTATCACTGGTGGACTCCCAAAGAAACGGATGACCTCAAATATTACAAGCCGAACCACCGGGGGCAATACGTCAAAGACCGCGGCCATCAGGGCAATGCCCATCTCCGCGGCACCAAAGCCGACATCTGGGAAGGAGGTCACCGGGTCCCGTTCATCGTTCGCTGGCCCGGCAAGACTCCTGCTGACTCAACCAATGACGAACTGGTCGAGCTCACCGATCTACTGGCAACCTGTGCCGCGATCACAGACCAGAAGATACCTGAAGGCGCGGGCGAAGACAGCGTCAATATTCTACCGGCTCTATTGGGTAAGAAAAACGAGAAACCACTACGCGACTATGCCATCCATCATTCCCTCTGGGGACACTTCGCAGTCCGCCAAGGCCCCTGGAAAATGGCTCTCAAACGAGGTTCCGGCGGCTTCACCCGCGCCCGCGAGGTCAAACCAGAACCAGGCGAACCTACAGGCCAACTTTACAACCTCAAAGACGATCCCTCAGAAACCAAAAACGTCTGGAACAAGCATCCCGAAGTCGTCGAACGGCTCTCGGTGATCCTGAAGAACGTTCAAGGAGAGGACAAGTAA